The genomic stretch TTAACCCAGCTTGACTTTTAATTATGGCGAATTCGCCATAATTAAAATCTGGATTGTAAACGGACTCCCAAATCCCTAAAAACTCAACTGTATTCCTATTTCTTAGCCAATCTGAAATAAAGAAATCCCCTTCCTTCGATTTAAGCATATCCGTTAGAGAAATGTAATCTAACCCTACCTCATTTAGTATGGTTATGACATTCCCTTTTACTTCTATTGTTTTCTTTTTTGACATATCTATTAGTATAAATATACCAAACTCGAGATATTTAAAAGCTAGACAGGTTTTAAATTATGTCTAGTTGTCCTTATTAACATTTGATTTTGAAAGTTTTTAACACAAAACATTCCCCAACTTATCCTTCGAATAAGAATAGTATTGGAAGGATAATTTTTTGTTGCCTCAGCAATTCTATTTCCCTATTTTCCCAGAATACAATTCCGACATACCCACTTAACCCAAAATAAATTGCTTACACTTTTCAGTTTCTTGGCTTTCACGGGCTTCGTAGCAAGCTACTCCACGTGGATGCTACGCAAACAAAATCTTCAGACCCAAGACGGTTATTTTCTAGGCGGCCGCAGCCTCACGGGAGTGGTCATTGCCGGCTCCATGCTGCTTACCAATATTTCCACCGAGCATCTGGTGGGGATGAATGGTTCGGCTTATAAAAACGGGGCAATTATTATCGCCTGGGAAGTAACTTCCGCAATTGCGTTGGTGATCGGCGCGCTGTATTTTATCCCAAAGTATTTGAGAATGGGATTGACTACCATTCCCGAGTTTTTGGAGAAAAGATTCGATAAAATGACCCAGGCGCTGATTTCACTCCTGCTGATTATCTCTTTTGTGGTGACACTGTTGCCAATTGTACTCTACACAGGAGCGATTAATATTGAATCGATTTTTGGCATTTCGGAGACTCTCGGAATCTCGCAAACAGAAGGAATTTGGCTCACCGTGGTTGTGGTGGGAGTGATCGGTGCTGTTTACGCGATTTTTGGAGGCTTGAAAATGGTGGCTTACACAGATACTATTAATGGTTTCGGGTTGCTTATCGCGGGGTTGTTGGTTCCTGTTTTTGCGCTTTGGGATATAGGGGATGGAAGTATAATTGAGGGGCTTGCCAAAGTGTTTGATAATGCTCCTGAGAAATTTAATGTAATCAGCAAGGAACCTTCAATTGGCCCGGGATCCAGAGATTCTATTCTGCCTTTTGAAATATTGTTTACCGGACTGATTATCAACCAACTGTATTTCTGGACTATGCATCAGTCCATCGTACAGCGGGCGCTTGGAGCGGTGAGCCTCAAGGAAGCGCAGAAAGGCTTATTGTTCACGGGGATTTTAAAAATCCTGATCCCACTGGTCATCGTTCTGCCGGGAATTATAGGGTTCTATTATTTCGGAGATACCCTATTCAATGCCCAGGACAGTGTCTATCCGGAACTGGTCAAGCGGGTACTCCCTCCTTGGATGACAGGCTTCTTTGTAGCAGTGATTATGGGCGCTATTTTGAGCACCTTTAATAGTGCATTGAACAGCGCAGCGACCATTTTCAGTTTGGATATTTTCAAGGTTTATATCAACAAAGCCGCCAAGGAGGGTCAGCTTGTTCGAATCGGAAAATGGGTCTCGGCTATTTTGGCTGTAGTATCTATAGTAGTTGCCCCTTTTGTGGCCAATGCTCCTGCCGGACTTTACCAGCTTTTGCAGCAGCTGAATGGAATTTTCTTTATCCCGATGGCAACGGTAATTATTGCCGGATTCTTTTTCCCAAGGGTTTCTTCTGCAGGGGCAAAAGCAGGGTTGGTCTTTGGCCTGGGATTTTACATTCTGGTGGACCTGATACTGAAAGTGAATATTCATTTTGTGCACATCTGGGGCATAGAATTTATTCTAAATCTAATCGTGATGCATCTCGTATCAATAAAATATCCGGTTACCGTCCCATTTGTAATGGCAGATTCAGGTAAGTTGAGCATCATTCCCTGGAAACATGCCAAAACTTTGGGCTGGATTTTGATTGCAATCACAGTTATTATTTATGTAATTTTAGGTACAATCGCTTAATACTATGGAAACTACAGAAAAGGAATTCAGGAATTACGA from Algoriphagus sp. NG3 encodes the following:
- a CDS encoding solute:sodium symporter family transporter, yielding MLTLFSFLAFTGFVASYSTWMLRKQNLQTQDGYFLGGRSLTGVVIAGSMLLTNISTEHLVGMNGSAYKNGAIIIAWEVTSAIALVIGALYFIPKYLRMGLTTIPEFLEKRFDKMTQALISLLLIISFVVTLLPIVLYTGAINIESIFGISETLGISQTEGIWLTVVVVGVIGAVYAIFGGLKMVAYTDTINGFGLLIAGLLVPVFALWDIGDGSIIEGLAKVFDNAPEKFNVISKEPSIGPGSRDSILPFEILFTGLIINQLYFWTMHQSIVQRALGAVSLKEAQKGLLFTGILKILIPLVIVLPGIIGFYYFGDTLFNAQDSVYPELVKRVLPPWMTGFFVAVIMGAILSTFNSALNSAATIFSLDIFKVYINKAAKEGQLVRIGKWVSAILAVVSIVVAPFVANAPAGLYQLLQQLNGIFFIPMATVIIAGFFFPRVSSAGAKAGLVFGLGFYILVDLILKVNIHFVHIWGIEFILNLIVMHLVSIKYPVTVPFVMADSGKLSIIPWKHAKTLGWILIAITVIIYVILGTIA